Within Candidatus Binatus sp., the genomic segment CGATAGTGCCGGGCGTGGACAGAAATTCCTTGTTGAACTTGCCGGCGCGGTGAAGTTCGTAAAGCAGCTCGTGCGAATCGACGACCGCCGCCGCGAACTCCCTGACCTCGTCGCCGGGCAGCAGGTTCGGATACTCCGCGCGCATCATCAGCGAGCAGGTCGGATTGATCGCGGCGATTTTGTAGCCCTCGCGCACCAGCGGCAGCATCGAATCGATATTCGCCCGCGCTTCCTTGCGCGCGAACTCGACGTCGCCGCCGTCGAGCGCAGGCATCCCGCAGCAGTTCTGCTTCGGGCATTTCACCGCGCATCCGTTTTTCGCAAAGACCTCGACCGCCGCCTTGCCCGGCCCGGGGTTGTAGTAATTGACAAAACAGGTTGGGAAAATCGCGACTTTCGCGGCCGGCTCGGCCGGCATTGCGGGCAGCCCGGTGCGCCTGAGCCACTTGTCGAAAGTCTCGGCGGCGAAGTCGGGAAGCAGCTTGCCGCGATCGATCCCGAGCAGCTTCTCCATCATCACGCGTTGGAACTTTTGATGGCATCCCCAGTTTGCCAGCGCCGGCGCCATCGCCCCCGCCTTGCCGAGCTGATCGGGACGGGCCAGCAGACGCTCGCGCAGCTTGACCCCATCTTCCTTTGCGCTCACCGCCTTGGCGCGAAGGATTAGGCGCGGGAAATCGAGCTGGAACTCATGACCGTCGCGCGGTGTGTAGGGACATTTGATCTCGCACAGTTTGCATCCGTAGCAGAGCTCGATGACGCGCTCTTTCTCGGCCGCCGTGAGCCCTCTCACGTCGCCGTCGTTGCGATCGATCGCGTCGAACAGCGCCGGGAACGACGGGCATAGATTGAAGCACAGACGGCAGGTGTGACAGATGTCGAACACCCGCTCGACTTCCTTGTCGAGTCCGGCGCGGTCCCAGTACTTCGCTTCAGTGGAATTGTAGGAAAGGCCGTCGCTCGGCCTGGCCTCGATTCGTTTGGCCATCGGGAATAATCCTGGCTGCGAACTTTATCTATGCCGGCGCGTGCGCGTGTGCGCGTCCGGCGTGGCGCCGCCGTTGAAATAGCGGGCGGGCCTCGAAGCCCGCCCGCTGGCGGTGTTCGCGCGATGCCTGTTAGAGCGTGCCCTGCGCCTTGGCGAAGCGTCCGGCGTGGGACTTTTCGGCCTTGGCAAGAGTTTCGAACCAATCGGCAATTTCCGTGAAGCCCTCTTCGCGCGCCGTCTTCGCCATCCCCGGGTACATGTCGGTGTACTCGTGAGTCTCGCCGTGAACCGCGGACTTGAGGTTCAGCATCGAGTCGCCGATCGGCATGCCGGTCGCCGGATCGCCGACCGATTTCAGATAATCGAGATGGCCGTGGGCGTGTCCGGTCTCGCCTTCGGCCGTATCGCGAAACAGACCCGCGATTTCCGGCTGGCCTTCGACGTCGGCGACCTTGGCGAAATACAGATAGCGGCGATTGGCCTGGCTTTCGCCTGCGAACGCATCCTTGAGATTCTGATGGGTTTTGGTTCCTTTGAGATTTGCCATTTTTGTTTCTCCTGGTTCTGACTCCAATTTGGTTTGATTGAGCTGGCTTAAAAAATCAACGGCGCGGCTTCCCTGTCCGATTCGCGCTGGCGCGCCTGGCCCCGCAATCCTCGCACAGCGCCTGAATCTCCAGCGACGAGCCGAGCACCGTGAACTCGCCCAGCTCCGACTGTCCGGCGAGCAGGCGGTCAAGGCGGGGAACCTCGATATCGCGGATACGCCTGCATTTCACGCATACCACATGATGATGCGGGGTGACATTCCCGTCGTAGCGCGCGCTGTCGTGGAGCATCGTAACCTTGCGCGCCTCGCCGATGTCGCACAGCGTTTCCAGCGTGCGATGCACGGTGGCGAGCGAAATATGCGGATGCTGCATTCGGACCGCGGCAAAGATCGCGTCGGCGCGCGGATGCTCGCCCGAGCCGAGCAGCGCCTTGATGATCGCCAGGCGCTGCGGCGTGACCGCCAGGCCGCCGCGGCGGCATCGCGCGGCGAACTCGGACAGGCGCTTGGCGGCGTAGGGGCCGCGGCGTCGTTCGTTTACCAGCTGTAGTTCCATCACCTAGGTGATAGTAATTATCATCTGGTTATTGCTGTTGTCAAGCGGAAAGCACCCCGGCGCTCGCGAAGATTGAGCGGGCGCCCGGTTACAGCCGCGGCAGAATTGGAAGAATCGGGGCGCGTTTTGAGTCGGGCTTGGTCAGGATCATCTGCACGTCGCCGATGTAGCGCTCGCGAAAGCCGCCCTCGCAGTAGCAGAGGTAGAACTCCCACATCCGGATGAATTCTTCCGGATAACCGAGCGCGCGCACGCGTTCGATGTTGTCGAACATCCGGATTCGCCAGTTCTTCAAGGTCTCGGCGTAATTGGACGTGAGATCTTCGAGATGGAACAGCCTGAGATCGCTCGCGCGCGTGATCGAATCGCACAGCGCCGTGACCGACGGAAGGAAGCTGCCCGGGAAGATGTACTTCTTGATGAAATCGACGCGCTTGAGCGCGCCCGCATACTCGCGGTCGGTGATCGTAATCGCCTGCAACAGCATCATGCCGTCGGGCTTCAACAGCTCGCCGCATTTGCGGAAATACGCATCGATGAACTGATGCCCGACCGCCTCGATCATCTCGATCGAGACGGCCTTGTCGAACTGGCCGCTGAGGTCGCGGTAATCCTTGAGCAGCACGGTGATGCGCTCCGACAGGCCCTCGGCGGCGATTTTTTTGACGGCGTAGTCGTGCTGCGCGCGCGAAATCGTGGCGGTCGTGACGCGGCATCCGTAGTTCTTGGCCGCGTGAATCGCAAACCCGCCCCATCCCGTGCCGATCTCCACGAGGTGATCGCGGGCCCGAAGATCGAGCTTGCGGCAGATGCGATCGACCTTGGCCGTCGCCGCCGCCTCCAGCGTGGCGTCGGGGCGCTCGAAGATCGCGCACGAATACATCAGCGTGCGATCCAGAGTCAGCTCGAAGAAATCGTTGCCGAGGTCGTAATGGGCCGCGATGTTGCGCCGGCTGCCGGTTTTGGTGTTGCGATTGAGGTAGTGGATGAAGCGGCGTAAGGGATTAGTCAGCCGCACCAGGCCGCCGTCCATGCCCTCCATCACTTCGCGGTTGCGGATCATGATTTGCGCGAGCGCGGTCAGATTATCGGTCGTCCACGAGTCGGCCATGTATGCTTCGCCGGCGCCGATGCTGCCCGCAAGCGCGATGTCGGAATAGAAGCGGCGGTCCTTGACGCGGATGGTGGCGCGCAAATCGGCGTCCTCGATGTCCTCGCCGAATGGGATGCGCTCGTCGCCATCTTCGATCACGATGCGGCCGTTTTTGATTCCCGCCAGACGGCTTAGAACCGCGCCGCGCGCGAAACGATCGATGATCGCGGGTCGGCGCGCCCGAGCCGCATCGACGCCCAATGTGACAATGGAATCAG encodes:
- a CDS encoding anaerobic glycerol-3-phosphate dehydrogenase subunit C encodes the protein MAKRIEARPSDGLSYNSTEAKYWDRAGLDKEVERVFDICHTCRLCFNLCPSFPALFDAIDRNDGDVRGLTAAEKERVIELCYGCKLCEIKCPYTPRDGHEFQLDFPRLILRAKAVSAKEDGVKLRERLLARPDQLGKAGAMAPALANWGCHQKFQRVMMEKLLGIDRGKLLPDFAAETFDKWLRRTGLPAMPAEPAAKVAIFPTCFVNYYNPGPGKAAVEVFAKNGCAVKCPKQNCCGMPALDGGDVEFARKEARANIDSMLPLVREGYKIAAINPTCSLMMRAEYPNLLPGDEVREFAAAVVDSHELLYELHRAGKFNKEFLSTPGTIAYHVPCHLKAQGIGLRSRDLMRQIPGVEVTTVDACTAHDGTWAMKKEFFALSMKWGEKAFAGMREAGARVMATDCPLAAVQIEQATGVRPLHPLEVLARAYQQG
- a CDS encoding rubrerythrin family protein gives rise to the protein MANLKGTKTHQNLKDAFAGESQANRRYLYFAKVADVEGQPEIAGLFRDTAEGETGHAHGHLDYLKSVGDPATGMPIGDSMLNLKSAVHGETHEYTDMYPGMAKTAREEGFTEIADWFETLAKAEKSHAGRFAKAQGTL
- a CDS encoding transcriptional repressor, producing MELQLVNERRRGPYAAKRLSEFAARCRRGGLAVTPQRLAIIKALLGSGEHPRADAIFAAVRMQHPHISLATVHRTLETLCDIGEARKVTMLHDSARYDGNVTPHHHVVCVKCRRIRDIEVPRLDRLLAGQSELGEFTVLGSSLEIQALCEDCGARRASANRTGKPRR
- a CDS encoding cyclopropane-fatty-acyl-phospholipid synthase family protein, whose amino-acid sequence is MAKADSIVTLGVDAARARRPAIIDRFARGAVLSRLAGIKNGRIVIEDGDERIPFGEDIEDADLRATIRVKDRRFYSDIALAGSIGAGEAYMADSWTTDNLTALAQIMIRNREVMEGMDGGLVRLTNPLRRFIHYLNRNTKTGSRRNIAAHYDLGNDFFELTLDRTLMYSCAIFERPDATLEAAATAKVDRICRKLDLRARDHLVEIGTGWGGFAIHAAKNYGCRVTTATISRAQHDYAVKKIAAEGLSERITVLLKDYRDLSGQFDKAVSIEMIEAVGHQFIDAYFRKCGELLKPDGMMLLQAITITDREYAGALKRVDFIKKYIFPGSFLPSVTALCDSITRASDLRLFHLEDLTSNYAETLKNWRIRMFDNIERVRALGYPEEFIRMWEFYLCYCEGGFRERYIGDVQMILTKPDSKRAPILPILPRL